In Sulfuracidifex metallicus DSM 6482 = JCM 9184, a single window of DNA contains:
- a CDS encoding glycosyltransferase family 2 protein, translating to MLSIVIPTSNAEDTIGELLESIKAQDFHDDYEIIIIDNGSKDKTEEIIKKYMNLLSIKYYKYKESLGVANSKNAAIDKASGEFILFLDHDVTLPPRTLFLLSTILNKENYNTVFQLKLVYPSGLIDSCGGLIDELGYPRELRKGEPAENQCMDVTDILYAKGSAMLISKKLLDELKGFDPNYFYEYDDTDICFRAIKRGYKVKLLPTYIIHHEHGALPKDLRSREIRLTYFLESRRLYFLLKNFSRRYLLRKMPKVLFYFFGSMLMDLVKRRKTYLFKARVKALLWVISKLPEIYRKRKNEIFINEEELIKKGLIVKH from the coding sequence GTGCTGTCTATTGTTATTCCTACTTCCAATGCTGAGGATACAATTGGCGAGTTATTAGAAAGCATTAAAGCTCAAGACTTCCATGACGATTATGAAATAATCATAATAGATAACGGTTCTAAGGATAAGACTGAAGAGATAATTAAAAAGTATATGAATCTTTTATCAATAAAGTACTACAAGTATAAGGAAAGTTTAGGTGTCGCAAACAGTAAAAATGCTGCAATTGATAAAGCAAGCGGAGAATTCATTCTCTTTTTAGATCACGATGTAACATTACCTCCAAGGACATTATTCTTGTTGTCCACTATATTAAATAAAGAGAATTATAATACTGTTTTTCAGTTAAAATTGGTTTATCCTAGCGGTTTGATAGATAGCTGTGGAGGACTTATTGATGAACTAGGCTATCCAAGGGAACTTAGGAAAGGAGAACCGGCAGAAAATCAATGTATGGATGTTACCGATATTCTTTATGCTAAAGGCTCGGCTATGCTAATCAGTAAAAAACTTCTTGATGAGCTTAAAGGTTTTGATCCAAATTACTTTTACGAGTATGACGATACTGATATATGCTTTAGGGCTATAAAAAGAGGATATAAAGTAAAGTTATTGCCTACCTATATAATTCATCATGAGCACGGAGCGTTACCTAAAGATTTGAGAAGTAGGGAAATAAGGCTAACGTATTTTCTTGAGAGTAGGAGGCTTTATTTCCTCTTAAAGAACTTCAGTAGGAGGTATTTGCTAAGGAAAATGCCTAAAGTTCTCTTCTACTTCTTCGGTTCAATGCTAATGGACTTAGTTAAGAGGAGGAAGACTTATTTATTTAAAGCTAGGGTTAAGGCATTACTTTGGGTTATATCCAAATTACCAGAAATTTACAGAAAGAGGAAGAATGAAATTTTCATTAACGAAGAAGAATTAATCAAAAAAGGTTTAATAGTAAAACACTGA
- a CDS encoding FkbM family methyltransferase: protein MKGNEEIKIKVAGKKFVVSRWFYSDIVNMFYDKEIEGLSIKDGRIVIKTKAQEVKVDNKILHEGFRPLYSLIKRGWKYEDGIIVKSDGSVKFKHISYSVLEVFEENVYGNTNVSNKEVIDIGANVGDSSVYFALKGAKKVIGVEPLPNVYTQAIENVKLNHLEDKVFLINAAIGSKRGKLKVPCNMSTPISIGFSTLKSNGDCEVPIVTLSEVMKQLTEPYLLKMDCEGCEFDVILNDYEHVRMFEKLIIEHHAKFTGIEYTKLVDKLSKDFHCELTSAVPSYSKEEVGLLWCDKIK from the coding sequence ATGAAAGGGAATGAGGAAATTAAGATCAAAGTAGCAGGTAAAAAGTTCGTAGTAAGTAGGTGGTTTTATTCGGATATTGTAAATATGTTTTATGATAAAGAAATTGAAGGTTTAAGTATAAAAGATGGAAGAATTGTAATAAAAACAAAAGCACAAGAAGTTAAAGTCGATAATAAGATTTTACACGAAGGATTTAGACCTTTATACTCTCTTATAAAAAGAGGATGGAAATATGAGGACGGCATAATAGTGAAAAGCGATGGTTCTGTAAAATTTAAACATATAAGTTATTCCGTTTTGGAAGTCTTTGAGGAAAATGTATATGGAAATACAAATGTTTCAAATAAAGAGGTTATTGACATAGGTGCTAATGTAGGTGACTCATCGGTCTATTTTGCATTGAAAGGAGCTAAAAAAGTGATAGGAGTTGAGCCTTTACCTAACGTGTACACTCAAGCTATAGAGAATGTCAAGCTTAATCACTTAGAGGATAAAGTATTTTTAATAAATGCTGCTATAGGCTCTAAGCGTGGAAAGCTTAAAGTACCTTGTAATATGTCAACGCCTATCTCAATCGGTTTTTCTACTTTAAAGTCTAATGGAGATTGTGAGGTTCCTATAGTAACCTTATCTGAGGTTATGAAACAGCTTACTGAGCCATATCTTCTCAAAATGGATTGCGAAGGTTGTGAGTTTGACGTAATATTGAACGACTATGAGCACGTTAGGATGTTTGAGAAATTAATTATTGAACACCACGCAAAGTTTACTGGTATTGAGTATACAAAATTAGTAGATAAATTATCTAAAGACTTCCACTGTGAATTAACTTCTGCAGTACCCTCGTACTCCAAAGAGGAAGTGGGATTGCTATGGTGCGATAAAATTAAATAA